A window of Streptomyces profundus genomic DNA:
TCCCGTGCTGTCGGTCAGCATCGCCGTTGAAGCGCGCTCCAGGGCAAGCCGTGGCGGGACGGGGCGGGATCAGGCCCGGCGGCGGCGGGCCGCGCGGCACAGCGCGGCCCCGCCCAGCAGCGCGCCGCAGCCGACGGCGGGCAGCCAGAGCCAGGAGGTGGCGGGCGTGGACGCCGAGACGCCGGCCAACACCCAGGCCGCGTTGCCTGGCAGCGTGCCGAGCGCGGTCGCCGCCGCGAACGGCGCCCAGCCCACCCGGGCGACGGCGGCGCCCAGGTTGACCGCGGCGAAGGGCACCACCGGCAACAGGCGCGCCAACAGCACCCCGCGGAACGGCCGTTCGGACAGCCGCCGTTCGACGCCGGCCAGCACGCGTGTCCGTGTCATCGGGCCCAGCGCGTCGCGGCCGAGGAAGCGGCCGGCGGCGAAGCCGAGCAGCGCCCCCAGCACGGTGCCGGCGACGGTCAGCGACAGGCCGTAGCCGGCGCCGAAGAGCGCGCCGGCGGCGGCGCTCAGCGCCGGCTTGGGCACAAAGGCCGTCGTCCCCAGCGCGTAGAGGGCGACGAAGAGCGGCCCGGCCCACACCGTCGAGCCGAGCGTGGCGGGCTCGGCGCGCGCCAGCCGGTCCACGCCGAGCAGCGTCGCGGCGGCCCAGGCGCCGGCCACCAGCAGGACCAACAGCAGCAGTCGCCCCCAGGGCGACAGCAGGGCCGCCACGACGACCCCGGCCACCGAACGCGAGGGGCGGACCAGCGGCTCGCCACGCACCGCTCCCTCTCCCCGCACGGCGCCAACTCTAGTGCGGCGTCGGGCGGGCTCGTCGCCATGGTGCTGGTCACCGACGAGTTGGGCGTCGGAGCCGGCCTGCTGCGGCTGGTCCTGACGGCCGCCGGTATTCGCTCTGCGACCGGCTCGGTAAAGGCGGCTCCGCACTTTCTTCTGACTTCTCTTTCGGCATATAGAACAGCAGGCTTTCCTGGCCCTTCCCTCAGGCTTTCGCTGTGACAGCCACGTAACCGATATCGAGTACCGGCCGGCTTCGATTGGAATTTCCCCCCACCTCTCACTATCGTTCGATCCCGTACCTGACCGAGGGACCAACTCACAGCGATAACGGGGAAACAGCAATGCGCGCACGTATACGACTCATCGCTTCGGTAGCCGCGGCGCGGCCTGTCTGGCACTCACCGGCTGCGGCGACGACAACGACGGCGGGGGCGACGGGGGCCTCGACGGCTCGGGCTCCGGGGGTGCCAACGGGGACACGGACGGTCCCGACGACCGGCCCGACCCGGGCGAGGCCAACCCCGAGTGGCTCGCCATCTGGGCGTCCGACGGAGCCGAGCTGATCACCAGCACGGAAGGCGTCCTGTACGGAAACTACCGGACCCAGGAAATCTGCCGCTCAAGCATGGCGGTCGAGGGCAGCCTCGACTGGCAGCCGTTCCTGTTCACCTGCGACTCGGGAAGTGCGCGGAGCGGCACCCTTCGGCTCGCCGGGGAAGCCATGACGCTCGAATGGGACAACGCCCCGCACGAGGAATTCACGAGGAGCGTCGACCTCGCGGGCGAGGATGTGGATCTCGACGCGTACGAGGCCGATATTCTCAGCTGATTCATCGCGCCGGGAATGGTTCCGGCTGACTCGCCCCCGGGAAATGCGGCAGCAGCCCTCGGGGAAAGGGCCCGTCCACCGAGATCGCCCGCCGTTGCCGTTGCCGGGCAATGGCGGGCGGTCCCGGTGGCGGCCGGGTCAGTTCGTGACGGCCCAGGCGTGGTGGAGCCGGTTGACGGCGCTCTCGTTGCGCACGGTCAGCGTCAGGTCGGTGCCGCTGCCCTCGATCGCGTAGAGGGAGTACCAGTCGTGGTCGGGCCGGTTGGTGTGCTTGCCGCCGAGGGCCGGCCAGTAGACGGCGCCCATGCCCTCGGCGCGCACGGTGTCGGTGGCCGCCCGCAGATAGCGGACGAAGTTGTCGTCGCTGTCGGGGTGGTCGTAGTCCCTGCCGTCGTCCAGCGGGGCGCCGAACTCGTCCAGCACGGTGCGCGAACCGCAGTCGCCGATGCGGGAGTCGAAGGTGTCGCGCCACTGGTCGTAGCTCATCTCCGCGAACTGGAACGCGTAGAGATGGAGCGAGAGATAGGTGCCGTCGAGCCGGCTGTCGGCGCACACGGCGGTGACGTCGCCGTTGTAGCCGTGTCCGCTGACGAGGATCCGCTCCCTGGGGACCGACGGGCGGTCCTCGATCCAGGCGGCGGCGATATCGGCCCACTCCGCCGGGGTATAGGCATACGGTTCGTTCATGGGCTCGAAGTGCACCCGTCCGTCGTCGCCCCAGCGTTCGACGACGGCGTCCCACAGCGCGTTGTAGCCGGCCAGGTCGTCGATCCGGCCGTTGGCCGAGGCGCCCTCCCACAGGGAGATGATCACGTTGAGGCCGCTCTCCGACGCGGCATCGATGGCTCCCGCATAGGAGTCGCCCCAGGTCGTGCCGGGGTAGGAGTCGAAGTTGATCGGAAGCCGAACGGTGTTGGCGCCGACAGTGCTCTGGAACTGGTCGTAGACCACGCTCGCCTTGGCCTTGACGGTGTCGTAGTCGTCGGATTCGCTCAGCCCCTCGGGCACCACGGGGCCGTCGGTGAAGTTGTCGCCCGGCGCGGCCCAGTTGACACCGCGGAAGTCGGCCGCGGCCTGCGGCGCCGGCTCCGCCGCCCGGTCGGCCGCGGTGACCTGGCCTGCGGACGACAGGGCGACGAGCGAGCCGGCGACGGCCACGGAGAGCGTCACCGAGAGGGAACGGCGGGGATGGCGGGAACGGAACGGGGGCATGACCGGCCTTTCCTGGCTGGGGGGTGGGGGGAAGCCGCTCGGCTCAGACGGTGGTCAACCTGAACTGCTGCCAGGCCGCGTCCGTGCAGGTGTACTGGATGAGGTGCGCGCCGTCGGCCGTCGACTCGTCGGCGACGTCCAGGCAGTGGCCGCTGTGCCGGGCGACGAGCGAGACATAGCCGTCACCGGCGTCCGCGAGCCGCCACCGCTGCTCGGCCCCGCCGTCGCACGCCGCCTGGACCACGTCGGCGTTGGCGGCGGTCGAACCGTCGGCGACGCTCAGGCAGAGAGAGCTGTGCCTGGCCACGAGTTCGACGTGGCCTTCGCCGGCGTCGCGGGCCCAGAAGCTCTGGTTGCTGCCGCCGTTGCAACTCCACTGCACGGCCTGGCGCCCGATGGCCTGGGACTGGTCGGGGACGTCGACGCACTTCCCCGAGTGCCGGGCGGTCAGCGTCCGGTACGGCCCGCCGCTCGCGGTCACGGTGCCGGCCTCGGTGTCGATGGTCAGCTCGGGGGCCCAGTCCAGACGCATGCTGGTGGGGTCGGGGAACGCGATCGGGAGCCAGACGTAGCGCGAGTCGTTGACCAGGCCGCCGAACGAGTTGCCCCAGCGGTCGCCCAGATAGAGGTACGACGTCGTCCCGGTGCCCTGGATCGGCAGCACGAAGGCGGTCTGGGAGCCGAAGGCCGTCGCGTCGCCGACGTTCCGCATGGCGCTCCAGTCGCCGTCCAGGCTGGTGGCGGTGGCGTACTGCTGCTGGTTGGGGTTCCAGCCGGTGGCGCCCGAGGTGAGCATGAAGTAGACCCCGTCGCGCTGGAAGAGCGCCGGCGCCTCGCGGTGGCCGCCGGGCCAGGGGTTGGCGACCAGCTCGGCGACGTCCGTGTAGTCGTCGGTGAGCCGGTAGATGTGCAGGTCGTAGTTCTCCCTGGCGGAGGAGACCATGTAGCCGGTGCCGTCGTCGTCGACGAAGGCGGTGATATCGCGCGACATGTGGCCCAGCGGGCGGAAGCTGCCCTGCCAGGCGTAGTCGCCGTCCACCGTGTCGGAGACGGCCACGGCCGCCCTGGCCTCGCCGTAGTCCTGGCCGTTCTCCTTGTGCATCCACATCACGAACTGGCCGGTCGTCTCGTTGTGGATGACCTTGGGGCGTTCGATATTGGCCTGTTGGAGTTCGGGATCGGACTGCTGGGTGAGCACGTGGTTGCGGAACTCCCAGTTC
This region includes:
- a CDS encoding TVP38/TMEM64 family protein, with the translated sequence MRGEGAVRGEPLVRPSRSVAGVVVAALLSPWGRLLLLVLLVAGAWAAATLLGVDRLARAEPATLGSTVWAGPLFVALYALGTTAFVPKPALSAAAGALFGAGYGLSLTVAGTVLGALLGFAAGRFLGRDALGPMTRTRVLAGVERRLSERPFRGVLLARLLPVVPFAAVNLGAAVARVGWAPFAAATALGTLPGNAAWVLAGVSASTPATSWLWLPAVGCGALLGGAALCRAARRRRA
- a CDS encoding glycoside hydrolase family 5 protein; translation: MPPFRSRHPRRSLSVTLSVAVAGSLVALSSAGQVTAADRAAEPAPQAAADFRGVNWAAPGDNFTDGPVVPEGLSESDDYDTVKAKASVVYDQFQSTVGANTVRLPINFDSYPGTTWGDSYAGAIDAASESGLNVIISLWEGASANGRIDDLAGYNALWDAVVERWGDDGRVHFEPMNEPYAYTPAEWADIAAAWIEDRPSVPRERILVSGHGYNGDVTAVCADSRLDGTYLSLHLYAFQFAEMSYDQWRDTFDSRIGDCGSRTVLDEFGAPLDDGRDYDHPDSDDNFVRYLRAATDTVRAEGMGAVYWPALGGKHTNRPDHDWYSLYAIEGSGTDLTLTVRNESAVNRLHHAWAVTN
- a CDS encoding RICIN domain-containing protein, coding for MRAARRTPPTDGARRRAPHVRRLIALFATVLLATALGVRPAAAEPVTVPNGTQFTTPDGEPVHAHGGGIVEVDGYYYWFGENRQENDNGFRYVSAYRSTDLRNWEFRNHVLTQQSDPELQQANIERPKVIHNETTGQFVMWMHKENGQDYGEARAAVAVSDTVDGDYAWQGSFRPLGHMSRDITAFVDDDGTGYMVSSARENYDLHIYRLTDDYTDVAELVANPWPGGHREAPALFQRDGVYFMLTSGATGWNPNQQQYATATSLDGDWSAMRNVGDATAFGSQTAFVLPIQGTGTTSYLYLGDRWGNSFGGLVNDSRYVWLPIAFPDPTSMRLDWAPELTIDTEAGTVTASGGPYRTLTARHSGKCVDVPDQSQAIGRQAVQWSCNGGSNQSFWARDAGEGHVELVARHSSLCLSVADGSTAANADVVQAACDGGAEQRWRLADAGDGYVSLVARHSGHCLDVADESTADGAHLIQYTCTDAAWQQFRLTTV